In Miscanthus floridulus cultivar M001 chromosome 5, ASM1932011v1, whole genome shotgun sequence, one genomic interval encodes:
- the LOC136453497 gene encoding uncharacterized protein: MAGEMSWVGKKIHLYNVTMGLYMLDWWERCLFNILVLILLWFICFNGSRFATDVFESHLKALIFQGANYSMGIGVPST; encoded by the exons atggccggCGAGATGAGTTGGGTGGGCAAAAAGATCCACCTCTACAACGTCACCATGGGCCTCTACATGCTCGATTGGTGGGAGCGCTGCCTATTCA ACATATTGGTGCTGATCCTGCTCTGGTTCATCTGCTTCAACGGATCCCGCTTCGCCACTGACGTCTTCGAAAG CCACCTGAAGGCATTAATTTTCCAAGGCGCAAATTACAGCATGGGAATTGGCGTGCCCTCCACCTGA
- the LOC136453498 gene encoding interactor of constitutive active ROPs 2, chloroplastic-like isoform X2, with protein MQAAAKTRNGSLEHPTRTSSQGSNKAGRTARMAESPTGLSPKVDRRTAVSADREKRRPPMTKLSELESQLSQLQDELKKAKEQLHSSELSRKRALQEADDAKAQAAAASAQARDSEAQLDELSSAEEARLLELRRLSQERDRSWQSELEAMQKQHAADSTALAAAMGEVQRLRVQLAAAARADRRQDVVEALATIDELRVKLKASEKTEAQARAMHEECKQQLEASRATIDSLLTDGSKLMDSFSLVVKELEESRAKVKALEDEIAETSSKAARDRCNCSGSESEAAELRAELEAAEARYQEEKILSTVETQCAYELMDQIKTESDLRHGKLAAVLEGAKSEVIFLKASLFDKESELRSALDANKKLQAETRTDSSADALKKQLQGALHENGQLKQELRQYESEKGSATARTAEADAAEAAKKGEMETELRRLRVQAEQWRKAAETAMALLTVGKGGNGKVVERSESWEGGKYAGLCEELDDDAAARKNGNVLRRISGMWKK; from the exons ATGCAGGCCGCGGCCAAGACAAG GAATGGCTCCTTGGAACACCCCACCCGGACGTCCTCCCAGGGGAGCAACAAGGCCGGGCGGACGGCGAGGATGGCCGAGTCGCCCACTGGCCTCAGCCCCAAGGTCGACCGCCGCACGGCGGTGAGCGCCGATAGAGAG AAAAGGAGGCCACCGATGACGAAGCTGTCAGAGCTGGAGTCCCAGCTGTCGCAGCTGCAAGACGAGCTCAAGAAGGCAAAGGAGCAGCTCCATTCCTCCGAGCTCTCGAGGAAGCGGGCCCTGCAGGAGGCCGACGACGCCAAGGCGCAGGCAGCCGCGGCGTCCGCGCAGGCGCGCGACTCCGAGGCGCAGCTCGACGAGCTCTCGTCGGCCGAGGAGGCGCGCCTCCTGGAGCTGCGTCGCCTGTCTCAGGAGCGCGACCGCTCGTGGCAGTCGGAACTGGAGGCCATGCAGAAGCAGCACGCCGCGGACTCGACCGCGCTGGCGGCGGCGATGGGCGAGGTGCAGCGCCTCCGCGTCCAGCTCGCCGCCGCGGCGCGCGCCGACCGCCGGCAGGACGTGGTGGAGGCGCTGGCCACCATCGACGAGCTCAGGGTGAAGCTCAAGGCGAGCGAGAAGACCGAGGCGCAGGCGCGCGCCATGCACGAGGAGTGCAAGCAGCAGCTGGAGGCGAGCCGGGCCACCATCGATTCGCTGCTCACCGACGGCTCCAAGCTGATGGACTCGTTCAGCCTCGTGGTGAAGGAGCTCGAGGAGTCGCGTGCCAAGGTCAAGGCTCTCGAGGACGAGATCGCGGAGACGTCGTCGAAGGCCGCAAGGGACCGCTGCAACTGCTCGGGCTCGGAGTCGGAGGCCGCCGAGCTGAGGGCGGAGCTGGAGGCCGCGGAGGCCAGGTACCAAGAAGAGAAGATCCTTAGCACCGTCGAGACGCAGTGCGCGTACGAGCTCATGGACCAGATAAAGACAGAGTCCGACCTGCGGCACGGCAAGCTCGCGGCGGTGCTCGAGGGCGCTAAGTCCGAGGTCATCTTCCTCAAGGCGAGCCTGTTCGACAAGGAATCCGAGCTACGGAGCGCGCTGGACGCGAACAAGAAGCTACAAGCGGAGACGAGAACAGACAGCTCGGCCGAcgcgctgaagaagcagctgcagGGCGCGCTGCACGAGAACGGGCAGCTGAAGCAGGAGCTGCGTCAGTACGAGTCCGAGAAGGGCTCCGCAACCGCGAGGACGGCGGAGGCCGACGCggcggaggcggcgaagaagggcGAGATGGAAACCGAACTGCGTCGCCTGCGGGTGCAGGCCGAGCAGTGGCGGAAGGCCGCGGAGACAGCCATGGCGCTGCTGACGGTTGGCAAGGGCGGGAACGGCAAGGTTGTGGAGCGGAGCGAGTCGTGGGAGGGCGGCAAGTACGCGGGTCTCTGCGAGGAATTGGACGACGACGCGGCCGCCAGGAAGAACGGCAACGTGCTCAGGAGGATCAGCGGCATGTGGAAGAAATGA
- the LOC136453498 gene encoding interactor of constitutive active ROPs 2, chloroplastic-like isoform X3: MTKLSELESQLSQLQDELKKAKEQLHSSELSRKRALQEADDAKAQAAAASAQARDSEAQLDELSSAEEARLLELRRLSQERDRSWQSELEAMQKQHAADSTALAAAMGEVQRLRVQLAAAARADRRQDVVEALATIDELRVKLKASEKTEAQARAMHEECKQQLEASRATIDSLLTDGSKLMDSFSLVVKELEESRAKVKALEDEIAETSSKAARDRCNCSGSESEAAELRAELEAAEARYQEEKILSTVETQCAYELMDQIKTESDLRHGKLAAVLEGAKSEVIFLKASLFDKESELRSALDANKKLQAETRTDSSADALKKQLQGALHENGQLKQELRQYESEKGSATARTAEADAAEAAKKGEMETELRRLRVQAEQWRKAAETAMALLTVGKGGNGKVVERSESWEGGKYAGLCEELDDDAAARKNGNVLRRISGMWKK, encoded by the coding sequence ATGACGAAGCTGTCAGAGCTGGAGTCCCAGCTGTCGCAGCTGCAAGACGAGCTCAAGAAGGCAAAGGAGCAGCTCCATTCCTCCGAGCTCTCGAGGAAGCGGGCCCTGCAGGAGGCCGACGACGCCAAGGCGCAGGCAGCCGCGGCGTCCGCGCAGGCGCGCGACTCCGAGGCGCAGCTCGACGAGCTCTCGTCGGCCGAGGAGGCGCGCCTCCTGGAGCTGCGTCGCCTGTCTCAGGAGCGCGACCGCTCGTGGCAGTCGGAACTGGAGGCCATGCAGAAGCAGCACGCCGCGGACTCGACCGCGCTGGCGGCGGCGATGGGCGAGGTGCAGCGCCTCCGCGTCCAGCTCGCCGCCGCGGCGCGCGCCGACCGCCGGCAGGACGTGGTGGAGGCGCTGGCCACCATCGACGAGCTCAGGGTGAAGCTCAAGGCGAGCGAGAAGACCGAGGCGCAGGCGCGCGCCATGCACGAGGAGTGCAAGCAGCAGCTGGAGGCGAGCCGGGCCACCATCGATTCGCTGCTCACCGACGGCTCCAAGCTGATGGACTCGTTCAGCCTCGTGGTGAAGGAGCTCGAGGAGTCGCGTGCCAAGGTCAAGGCTCTCGAGGACGAGATCGCGGAGACGTCGTCGAAGGCCGCAAGGGACCGCTGCAACTGCTCGGGCTCGGAGTCGGAGGCCGCCGAGCTGAGGGCGGAGCTGGAGGCCGCGGAGGCCAGGTACCAAGAAGAGAAGATCCTTAGCACCGTCGAGACGCAGTGCGCGTACGAGCTCATGGACCAGATAAAGACAGAGTCCGACCTGCGGCACGGCAAGCTCGCGGCGGTGCTCGAGGGCGCTAAGTCCGAGGTCATCTTCCTCAAGGCGAGCCTGTTCGACAAGGAATCCGAGCTACGGAGCGCGCTGGACGCGAACAAGAAGCTACAAGCGGAGACGAGAACAGACAGCTCGGCCGAcgcgctgaagaagcagctgcagGGCGCGCTGCACGAGAACGGGCAGCTGAAGCAGGAGCTGCGTCAGTACGAGTCCGAGAAGGGCTCCGCAACCGCGAGGACGGCGGAGGCCGACGCggcggaggcggcgaagaagggcGAGATGGAAACCGAACTGCGTCGCCTGCGGGTGCAGGCCGAGCAGTGGCGGAAGGCCGCGGAGACAGCCATGGCGCTGCTGACGGTTGGCAAGGGCGGGAACGGCAAGGTTGTGGAGCGGAGCGAGTCGTGGGAGGGCGGCAAGTACGCGGGTCTCTGCGAGGAATTGGACGACGACGCGGCCGCCAGGAAGAACGGCAACGTGCTCAGGAGGATCAGCGGCATGTGGAAGAAATGA
- the LOC136453498 gene encoding interactor of constitutive active ROPs 2, chloroplastic-like isoform X1 — MLSLNKMHFLKLYSSSNSSRNGSLEHPTRTSSQGSNKAGRTARMAESPTGLSPKVDRRTAVSADREKRRPPMTKLSELESQLSQLQDELKKAKEQLHSSELSRKRALQEADDAKAQAAAASAQARDSEAQLDELSSAEEARLLELRRLSQERDRSWQSELEAMQKQHAADSTALAAAMGEVQRLRVQLAAAARADRRQDVVEALATIDELRVKLKASEKTEAQARAMHEECKQQLEASRATIDSLLTDGSKLMDSFSLVVKELEESRAKVKALEDEIAETSSKAARDRCNCSGSESEAAELRAELEAAEARYQEEKILSTVETQCAYELMDQIKTESDLRHGKLAAVLEGAKSEVIFLKASLFDKESELRSALDANKKLQAETRTDSSADALKKQLQGALHENGQLKQELRQYESEKGSATARTAEADAAEAAKKGEMETELRRLRVQAEQWRKAAETAMALLTVGKGGNGKVVERSESWEGGKYAGLCEELDDDAAARKNGNVLRRISGMWKK; from the exons ATGCTGTCCTTGAACAAAATGCATTTTCTCAAGTTATATTCCAGCAGCAACAGCTCCAG GAATGGCTCCTTGGAACACCCCACCCGGACGTCCTCCCAGGGGAGCAACAAGGCCGGGCGGACGGCGAGGATGGCCGAGTCGCCCACTGGCCTCAGCCCCAAGGTCGACCGCCGCACGGCGGTGAGCGCCGATAGAGAG AAAAGGAGGCCACCGATGACGAAGCTGTCAGAGCTGGAGTCCCAGCTGTCGCAGCTGCAAGACGAGCTCAAGAAGGCAAAGGAGCAGCTCCATTCCTCCGAGCTCTCGAGGAAGCGGGCCCTGCAGGAGGCCGACGACGCCAAGGCGCAGGCAGCCGCGGCGTCCGCGCAGGCGCGCGACTCCGAGGCGCAGCTCGACGAGCTCTCGTCGGCCGAGGAGGCGCGCCTCCTGGAGCTGCGTCGCCTGTCTCAGGAGCGCGACCGCTCGTGGCAGTCGGAACTGGAGGCCATGCAGAAGCAGCACGCCGCGGACTCGACCGCGCTGGCGGCGGCGATGGGCGAGGTGCAGCGCCTCCGCGTCCAGCTCGCCGCCGCGGCGCGCGCCGACCGCCGGCAGGACGTGGTGGAGGCGCTGGCCACCATCGACGAGCTCAGGGTGAAGCTCAAGGCGAGCGAGAAGACCGAGGCGCAGGCGCGCGCCATGCACGAGGAGTGCAAGCAGCAGCTGGAGGCGAGCCGGGCCACCATCGATTCGCTGCTCACCGACGGCTCCAAGCTGATGGACTCGTTCAGCCTCGTGGTGAAGGAGCTCGAGGAGTCGCGTGCCAAGGTCAAGGCTCTCGAGGACGAGATCGCGGAGACGTCGTCGAAGGCCGCAAGGGACCGCTGCAACTGCTCGGGCTCGGAGTCGGAGGCCGCCGAGCTGAGGGCGGAGCTGGAGGCCGCGGAGGCCAGGTACCAAGAAGAGAAGATCCTTAGCACCGTCGAGACGCAGTGCGCGTACGAGCTCATGGACCAGATAAAGACAGAGTCCGACCTGCGGCACGGCAAGCTCGCGGCGGTGCTCGAGGGCGCTAAGTCCGAGGTCATCTTCCTCAAGGCGAGCCTGTTCGACAAGGAATCCGAGCTACGGAGCGCGCTGGACGCGAACAAGAAGCTACAAGCGGAGACGAGAACAGACAGCTCGGCCGAcgcgctgaagaagcagctgcagGGCGCGCTGCACGAGAACGGGCAGCTGAAGCAGGAGCTGCGTCAGTACGAGTCCGAGAAGGGCTCCGCAACCGCGAGGACGGCGGAGGCCGACGCggcggaggcggcgaagaagggcGAGATGGAAACCGAACTGCGTCGCCTGCGGGTGCAGGCCGAGCAGTGGCGGAAGGCCGCGGAGACAGCCATGGCGCTGCTGACGGTTGGCAAGGGCGGGAACGGCAAGGTTGTGGAGCGGAGCGAGTCGTGGGAGGGCGGCAAGTACGCGGGTCTCTGCGAGGAATTGGACGACGACGCGGCCGCCAGGAAGAACGGCAACGTGCTCAGGAGGATCAGCGGCATGTGGAAGAAATGA
- the LOC136455309 gene encoding uncharacterized protein, whose amino-acid sequence MGVGQGEDPGLRWHGQRQRWRAAVAGCPALRAARPARRAREAGRGEGGGGRRQGGARPAVEGARRGEAEAAGGDKGEDGGGGRGGSALQPTNGQQREGTAARCRLGRGSGGSGAARARPPEQQRRGQVEQQRRGRARARAARRGDGAGRDG is encoded by the coding sequence ATgggcgtaggtcaaggcgaaGATCCGGGCCTGCGGTGGCACGGCCAacgacagaggtggcgcgcggcggtcgCGGGGTGCCCGGCGCTTCGCGCGGCGAGaccggctcgacgggcgcgggaggcagGGCGAGGCGAGGGTGGCGGTGGACGTCGGCAAGGCGGGgcaaggccggcggtggagggggcaaggcggggcgaggccgaggccgccggTGGAGACAAAGGCGAGGACGGtggtggagggcgtggcggctcggcgctgcagccaaccaacgggcaacagcgcgagggcacggcggcgcgatgcaggctcgggcgagggagcggaggcagcggcgcggcgcgggctcggccgccggagcagcagcggcGCGGGCAGGTGGAGCAGCagcggcgcgggcgggcgcgggcgcgcgcggcgcggcgtgGCGACGGCGCAGGCAGGGACGGCTAG